TGTGAGCCGTCCTAAAAGGAGGAACTCTCAGAGGAGAGGGGTTTCCTTCCTCGGCTAAATTAGATGTTTTCGGAGGCTGCGGCTCCGCGGCAGAATAAACGTCCCTGGCGAAGCTCGGTCACGCTGGCCGGCGTCGGATGGACGTCGTGTCCGCTCTGCAGAACGTTGTTTTAACGCCAACCCTTGTGCCTTTTGTAACTCGTAGATTAAAACGGGGCACTTTCTATGTTTTTTTGCCCATTTGAGCATTACGTCAGCTAATCTTCATCacttgctttgcttttggtctTTATGCAGCTAATTGTGAGCCGTGTGAAGATGGGAAAGGTTTTGGTATTCGAAAGACTCTTAGATGATGGAAGATCATTGACGTTCGGCTTTCAGCgggctttattttgtttttttcccgcctCAAAATTGGCATCGGTAAATGTGGAAATGTCTGTTAACATTTTGGCACATCCACCAGGGCCAAATATTCACTCTTGCGTGAGTTTATTgaatgaaaaaagtagaaaagaatatttttaatgaaaaagcCAAATCACGTTATCTGAGTAATTTGCTTGAGCTTATCAATTTAGACAACACCCTGCAACATCTCAACATATGATTCTATTACAATGTGATTCAATTATCTAAAGAATTATCGCTCGGCCCGAACATCCAGCAGTAATCATAATCCAGGGTAATGATAGGTTTCATTGCACTGTAATACTGTTGTGATGCTCCAGTCATGTTGTTATTCACCGTTAAAGGAAGATTGTGGTTTTCTGCTAATATGATGTGTAAACGGAAGCTTTTTAAAAGTGTCTGAGAACAGCAGTATGAGAGCTTTGTTGTGGgatatacatttatacattccTTAGATAAGGATGAAATAAAGCCCACACTGCGTTTAGATTTCGTCGAGAATGCAAAACGTGTTCACAGCTatttcttattcttttttttttttttttaggtcataGGCGAAGGGTTGGTTTGAAGCAAAAGTACTAAAAATATTTGTACTGGCCAAAATAATTGATGTAGGAGTACATCTCTGACCTACTTTGAATGGTACAGAACACCTGAGATTTTCACAATTAGACCTTTAAAACCTGCTTACAAGAGCAAAGTACACAGGATATAAATAACTCCAATCCAGGGGCCACTGTAGCATTTGACCTCCGCGCATTACTTATTTTCCTGCAGCATTTGAAGCTTCTTGGGAGCCTTTATTTTGTACAATATTCCTTATTGTTGCCGTGTTTGCTATTGCGATGAGCGACAGCCGAGGCGGCCTCTCCTCTCCGGCGTCGGCGTCGCCTCAGCAGCTCTCCACCTTGTTTTAATTGCCTCAGAGTTAATTACTCCGGCAAGTGTGAAACAACGTTGTCAGACTTCTCCTGCACAGTTGTGCTTTTttcgctccctcctccctcccccgctgGCCAAATGGAGGCCAACGGGTGTTTTTTGTATGGGGGGCTTCCTGTGAAGTTATTCGCCGGCCTGGCAGCGCCGCCTGACATCGCCGGTCACCTGAACGCGGGAGGAATGCGCCGCGCGGTCTGCCGGCCCGCAGGAGCCGCAGCTTCCCGAGGGGGGAAACAAAGAGTCGATTTTTGAGACTCATCAATTGATCCTTTTGAaggcatctttttttctctctctaatTTGAGAAATTTAATTTCTCCCGGCGCCGGCTTTTTGGGGCGCGCGTGTCTTCACACAACGTCtgtcattgttatttttattttttagcggCGAGCGCCTCGCCGGCGTccggagcctttttttttcttcttttcttcctttcttgtcttttttttttttgtccggcTGTGCCGACGTGACGGTGAGCGAGGCCGGTCTTTTCGaggtcccctctcctcccctgccCGCCCGATTCTCCACGCCGGCGGCGTGGGGCTCCATAGATCACGGCTGTCGCGGCGCGTGTAGGTGCTTGCACCGCTCTGTTAGCCTCATCACTCATTCTCGCTCGTCAGTCAGGCTGCTGATCTCAGCCAGACCCCTCtcgctcttccctccctccctccctcccccgtcccctcgcTTCCACGCTCGCTCTCTTTTGCCttctcacacacattttttttaattaggcaAAAATCAAAGGCGAAATATGAATATTCATAAGGAAACTGAATTAATATGCACAATTATGCAAATCAGCATGCAATTAAGGCCTGTGTCTCCAGAGAGCCTGGATAGCATTAGTGCATAAGACGGGGAGAAGGGGATGATGGGGGTATTTCTGCTCCACCAGTCTTTTGGCTGCGTTTTTCCTTTGTGTCACACATCGGCCTTTTTCCTTTACCCTAAAACGTTAGTGTTCACGTTTGGGCTTTATGCTTCTTTTGTTTCGTGTTACTCCACATGTTTACGTGTGTCATCGTTATTAAATGGTTAATCGTGTGCTATTCAGTGACCGTGATGAACGCTGATGGGTACACTGAGCAGCATAATAATtcgcttatttatttattttttgaaatggTGTAACGTTGCATTCCACCTCGACTGCGACAGCGGCGGCTTTGATCAATAGTGATGCTCCCTCTCGGCGCGCGTAAGCCCACTGTGGCCACTTAAGGACGTCCGATGTTTAGAGTAGGACGCGGCGACGGGTTCCCTTGATGTCCGACATCAGGGCACTCCTACGTATCTGTCATTAGGGGATCGCTAACAATCCGTTAATCCAACCTGCTTCCTCGAGTCTTTTCATGtgtcctgcaccccccccccccccccctcgcccgtCCCGTCTTAACAATGTGTCTCCTTGCAGCAATAGACGAGCGCAGCGGCTCTGGGTCTTGGGGCTCAGCAGAACAGAACAGCCCCTCGTTCAGCCAAGGACGGGTAAGATCCAAACACGCTCTCGCACTCCTGAGCCGCACACAAATTAAAGTTTGGAGATCCAAGTATTGACACCAGATGCCGTGATATTGTCACATGCTCGCACACGTTCAGTTGATCAGTcgaccacccacacacacacacacacacacacacacacacatcctctccCCCTACCAGCACAACAGCTTAGTACCGTTTCATGCCGTGTGCCATGTTCGATTTGAAGTGGTAGTTTTACTCTCTACCTAATAACCTTGGCTCGGGATCCTGCGTTGGCAGCCTGTCTAGCAGCCCAGAACCTCTGTGGAAGCCCACCGGTAATTGCAGCCTCACATCCGCTTTAACTGTCTTGGCACAACTCTGTGTAAATACAAGGAACACGGGGTGAAATAGATGCAGCAGGCTTTGATTACCACAAgttgataattaaaaaaagtcgGCTCGAATCCCCCGAGCTGATGCGGATTTGTTTGGCATGGATCCTGTTAGTTAGACAGAAGATCCGAGGGAGGGTTCCCACTAAGACGGCCCACATAGGTGCATTAACAAGACCACTAAACACGGTTTATCATTTGAGTGTGGGTCCCGTGTTAGAGCCTGCATGATTTATATTGCATTTGTCTCCTCTTCTGAGGTtactcatgttgttgttgttgttgtgtgtctgccaTTGTCCCCCTCAGGGCTACGTTGAAGGATCCCACTACAACGAGCATGAAGGCTTGTCCTCTCCGTTCATCAGTGCGGGGGTCGCAGGTCCGTTTGACTCATTTTAAGTCGCCTTATGtggttaataaaaaaagaaatgcaaacgTGTAAAGCTCAACGCAAGTTTCCTTTCCTGTGATGGAGGATAAAATAATCACGTTGATAAAGGCCGATTTGACTGTTACGCAtactttgttttctgtgtgtgtgtgtgtgtgtgtgtgtgcgcacatgcaCGCGCCTGTGTTCATTCGTTGAGTGTTGGAGATGTTAGGGCACTGAAGCAGAACCTTTCCCCAGGGTTTTGTCTGGCAGGCGGCTTTCTGCAGCTGAGCGTACtgaaaaaaggggaggggggggggggggggggggcggcaaccCTGGACTTTTcgtactttaaaaataaataaacaaaaaggaagcCGTTTTTCTTAACGTCCATACGATTTCCACTTTTATCTTGCAGGTAAAAATGAGAGGCCACCATACCCTCCCTTTGTAAGCCAGGTATGTTCGCATTGCACcgcagtgatgtgtgtgtgtgtgtgtgtgtgtgagagatgaatTTATGTAATGCGCCATGTAAAGGAAACCCTGTTTTCTCACTTCTCTTTTCATGTTAAACACTTTGAATTAACTGCCATCGTTTCCCAGAAGAGAAGTGGTTTGTGCTGTGCTAGTCTACGCCCCCGTAAGTAGTTAATTGTAAAGCCCCgtttctccatctttctctcttctaTTAGCCTGGTTTCCTTCCCAGCGAAATAGCGATGCCCAGCCCGGACGCCATGTCCCCCTCCGGCCTGAAAACCGGCTCCCAGTTTTACCCGTCATACCCCACCAACCCGAGGAGAAGGCCGCCCGATGGAGGCATAGGTGATCCATCTGGACACAACCTGCTCGTTCATCTTTCTACGTTTGCTTTTATTACCTGGAATTCCCCTCGTGgtgtcttttcttcttctcgaTGGTTACAGATTACCTAGTTTCATTTAATTGTCTGCTCAAATCGTACAAATTTTATCAGCTTATTTCTTAAGTCTACGTTCGACAACTCTCTTTCCATACAAAGGTTTGTACGTGTGAATGCACAGCAACATTCATGCACGCTGATCGACATGCATGTTTTCTCTCTACTTATTGGACTTAGAGCCCAGGAAGACGTAACATTGTGAAATGTGTCTTTATACGTGTTCTTCTGTGTGTCTCTCGTTCACCTTTTCTGTTTCTCCGCCTGCTCGTATGCAGAAACCCAGCCAAAGAAGATTCGGAAACCCCCTGGCCTGCCGTCCTCGGTGAGAGCTTATTTCTGCTCGCCTTCACAGctcagttctctctctctctctctctgtctctgtctctctctctacatttagacacacacagacacactcgctGCTCTCCCCACTCTGCTTGAGCGGTTCCGTGACAGACGGGGGTAAAGAGCCTCTGTGAGCTGACAGTCGGGCAACTCGGCGCCCAGTAAACATCACCACCGAGTCTCCGCACTGCACTCGAGTGGCTTCGCGTGTTGTTGTTCACGGCCCGGTTGTCATGTAGACGAGCAATTTTATAGGATTTTGAGGTGCTTTGTCAAGTTCGGTAGCTCACCTCCTTCAGTGTTCTTGCTTGGATTTGTTGGTCTTGTGGGAAGAGTTCTGGATTTGGGTAATGACGGTTCAAGGAGGGCCGGGTGGTGGCGGCTGGTTCTAATTTGGATCCAGTTACAAGTTTGTATCCAGGATTTGTtaaagaaatacaacaaaaacaaaatgactaTTTGTATCTGGTACACAAAGCGTGTAACTTTTAAATTCGTGAAGAATCTGCTACGTTTTAACGACTTTTTAAACCCAGTTATTCTGCAGGAGTTATGACTGGAAAAGGTTTCAAGAATTGAAGTGGTATTTTGGGTGAATAAGCCATGAATGAATCCTCTCGTTGTGGGGGAAGCATTCCTATAAGGACAATGCAGAAGCCATTCGGGAAGTTGTGGCTTTTAAAGCAAGTTTGTAATCTGTAAAGTCCCTTTTTGAATATGGGTCACGGCGTCGTTATTCACAACGCATTGTTCTGCAACGGGAACGTCAAAGCTAAACGGAGTCCGTGGGATTTACGTTTGAAGCGGTTTTAACCGGATTCGACCGCGTGTTTACAAACTCTTAATTCGTGGCACGGAGTTCCATACAGAGCCTTGATACGCCGTACCAAGTGTCGCATCCTGTCAGCGGGCCCAGAACTCCCAGCAGCTGATGTGTGGGTGACGGCAGCCACACATAGCTGGAAACACCAGTCACCGTGACGTGTTTGAATATATCCTCAATGAATCTCCCCGTCGGTCCTAAAGCGACGTGAACGAGGATTCAATCAGGCAGCCGCTGCACACATCATTCCCATTTATAGATTATTTCCACTGAGTCCTGTGTGATGATCACCCGCCAGTCCGCCCGCTCGGATTCAGCTGCTGCAGATCCGGGACGAATCTGACGCCATTTGCCCAATTTGAATACCACGAAGCATTTCCCTCTGTTAAAGGCTCCTCATGGCAAACCTGATATGTCACGTCAGAAGAGGCGACCTGGTCAGTTGCTTATTAGAGATCGCTTGCTGCCGCCGCTCGATCAACGATCTGAAATGCCTCCATTGCACAAACATTTTCGGGCCACGCAGTCCTCGCGCCGCGCCGCTTCTCAGGTGACGACGGTGACCTAAAAGACGAACTGGATACGCAAACCTTTGGCTCTCCTCACTTGCGTCATCTGTTCGGCGTCTCGAATCGGTGCACAGATGTGGGAGGGCGATATTAACACTAGTTATTCACCACATTGGCCCTTTCCACAATACAATCATATTAAAATCTGTGCAACAAAAAGTTAAATGAAGACGGACTCGTGCCTATGCTGATGTTTCCTTTTGACGCACGGATGGAGCGAGTTCAAAGGATTTATGTGGCTGGCTGCGTCCAAATCACGGAGCCGTGGACGCGTAATCTGGCAGGAAATTAAGTCGAGCGTTAACAGCGTTGCGTTTGAGACAAAGATGCGACCTCGGGTGCGCGCAGACGGACCCGGCGAGCGCGCCGCTTCCCTCCGGCGTTCGCTGAAGACGCGAAGAACAACAACGCGGCATCGGCGCTCTCCTGCACCTGTGGGTGTTGTCATGTTGAAGTGGCTGCTGAAACCGCAGCGTGTGGACACTCTATCTCCGCGGTGCCGTCACCGCGGAGATAGAGTGtgaacgccgccccccccccctttttctttccactgtCTGAACCTCAGTCGCTCCCTGCAGGGTGAACGATGGCTGCGTGGTTTTGGTTGCAAGCGATGATGggacgtgtgcgtgcgtgaaccccccccccccccccctgcccctcctcccctcccccacactacgccccgcccccccgcctaCGCTTCACCACACGATGGCCTGggtgggacccccccccccccgccgcccccccccgtgagTGACCCAGTTGTGAGGCGCGGTGCTTGCGAGGCCTCTTAGCCCCGTGTCTGAGCCCAGATTAATGACTGCCGATGATGATCCTGTGGTCTCTCTCGTCCCTCCCTgcttctccaccccccccccccccccgctctttATCTTTTCTTTATCTACTTTTTGTTACTTAAATCATGTTGCCATTAGCCAGCAAATGGATACATAATGGCTGCAACGTAAAGGCCATTACGTTGCAGCTGAGCTCCTTTGGCTTCTCCAACCCACCTGTGCACTACATCCTTGCcctaaacaccccccccccccttctgcaaCAATCAAACAACACGGTGGAACTTCTCTTCTGCCCCCTAGTTGTCCAATAGACCATCACAAAACTCTTGTGGTCGGATAAAAGAAGCTCTGAGGTTAGTTTGTTAATCTTCATCTGCTGCGCGCTCCTTTGCCACAACGCCGTGTTTTTCTGGCGTCGAGACCTTTTGCACGGTCGTAACCTGAATTACATTAAACCCCCATTAGTCGAGGATTTTACCCTAGAAATCCCCTTTCTTCCAGGAGAATACAATTATCCAGCAGCACCAGTCATTGTGTGGTCCTGTTCCCATCCAGAGCAGCGGGATTCGCTCGACATTGTTCCCCGTGAAAGAACAACTCAAAGCCTATTGTTAAATGAAGCCATCTCCGTCATGTTTTTCCCCGAATGAACCGTGATCATTTTAAATCCCCTGCTTCCTTCACACTCCCCTGGCCATATCAAGCTTTGTTTAAGTCATTTAGATTACCTTCTCCTGTCCCCCTTTAACACCCCTTATCTCCCTACCCATTTCATAAATCATCAGGGCCTTCCATTTTTTCCCCTCGATTCTCCCCCATGCCCctttaccacccccccccccccctaccctctgcaatccctccctccctccctcactgactgAATCCCAgcccccatctctctccctctctccgctCCCTCTCCTCAGCCCAGCTGCCTGTGGAGTTGGATGTGGTCCAGGAACAGGCAGATGGCTCTGTAATTAGAAGTGCATCTCTCCATTCCCTTTCCACttctccctgttaaatcaaattacagaaaaaaatcCCTTCTCTGGATTAGCATTTTTTGCAGCCTAGCCTCtattctcttcctctctgccatgttgccacagaggaggagaggaaaagacgaACCGAGTGGTGTCTGATGGcgttttggggggtgggggggtgaccGACTGCTTCTTAATGTCCATCTCCGAGCGCAGAGATGTGTCACTCAAGGCCCAGCATCCATTTTTCGTTAGCAACGCGCAGGAAGGACGTGTGATCGGACTCTTCAGGGGTGCCGTTATAAAAATGTCATCACCGAATCCGGGCCTCCGGTTGACGCCACAGACAGCGTGACAGTGTTGCCGGTTCGGAGGTATTGCTGGTGGAGGCCAGAGCGTTGGCTCGCCGGCGGCATGGCATGCGTGCCAGCTGATACCGAGCGCGTTGCAGGGAGGGGCCTCGGGCCGGGCGGGGCGATGTCACTGGGGTCCCGGGAGCAAGAGGAAGTGCCCGCTGTGCGCCGGGATTCAAGCCGTCGCTGTGCCCAGCGTGGCATGGCCGCTGTGTTCTCCTCCACCGCCGGCAGACTCCCTCCTGCCATCTTGTGGCCACTTGACGCTATTGGAAAGCATATGATCCCGTGGATCGATTCCTTGTTACTTTGTCTCTCTCGTGACACTCGGGAGAAGCAAAGTGAGAATActttaaaacaatgaataaatcacCAGTCGGTAAATGTGCACGGTGAAGTATGTTGTTTTAGGAATCTCCGTCTCTCCGCTCACTGTCTGGATGTTTGTTTAGGTGTATGCTTCCACATCTGGTGACGAGTATGCGAGAGACAACGGAGGATATCCTGGTGCTAAGCCTGGAGCGGTCTACCCTTTCTATATGCAAGGTAACCTTTCACTTATATCTTAAATATCACAGGAATGAATTTGCCCCGTGGgcctattttctttttaaaagctgtCTTCACGTTTGCGAATGTGTCTCGCGTTTCACTCAGAAGACCCCTGGTCGTCCTCTGGCTACTCCGCCATGCTGGGTAACTCTCCTCACATCGGACAGCCGGGCACCTTCTCTGCAATTAACCCACAGGAAAGGATGGTGCGTTGAAACCTTCTCAgtcatttcatatttttcatttataatAATTCATTACTATTCTTCAGgaataaaaatgtactttccattGATAAAAGCACACATCATTTGAGATGCATGAACTAAAATCTCTGTTAACCATTTGGGTAATCTAAATAATGTTGAGCGGTTAATAACGTCTTGCATTTCGTAGAGTTTTCCCAGGGGTTTGTGCCTCACGAAGCTACTTGTATTCCCTTTCCAGAAGCGTCAACCCCTGCCTCTGTCCCCACAGAACTATCCGCTGCACGGCAGCGAAGTCAACGGCTTCCACCCGGCCCCCGCCGCCTACAACCACACCCCCGCCATCAACGGAGAGAGCATCATGGGTAAGGGAGTTGTATGTTAAAAGCGTTTTATTCCCCcttcttcgccccccccccacccctctcaaaaacaaatgaacacgTTATCTGATTTCTTTTATCTCTGCAGCCAACCGAGGCACCACAGCTGGCAGTTCAGGAGATGAAATTGGGAAGGCTCTTGCCTCAGTGAgttatttgttgattttttgcttttcaaaatTAGTGCAGGGCAATGaaactgtagtttttttttctcctaagtGAAAATATGTTATCTTAGGCCGATGAATTTCCATTGTGTAAGATGCATCTCCTAACAAAACGTTGAAATCGAAGCACCTAATAATTGTCTTCAGTTTTAAAGTGGGCAAGAAATTGTGACGTCAATTGTTTCTGATGGAATCTCTGACAAATGAACCGACGacagaaaaactaaataaagtaGTATTTGGCCTACTAAAAGAAAAGGTTAAAAATAACCCACTTAATCCTTATTGTATTTGCtgtgactcttttgattcttttaGTTCACATTTTCTGACAAGACATTTGCGTTGATCCCAGATAAATATCGCATGAAATAAAAACCATTCCATCACGCAGGAGAACCTGTCGTTGTGACACATTGCTCAGCAATGGTTCAGTATTGCAGGGAAAATCAATACTGTTTGCTCTGCTCGATCAATTCTTTCAGATTTACCCGTCGGACCACAACAGTAATAACTTCCCCTCCGCTCCATCTACCCCTGGATCTCCTCAGGCTATTGCAGGTGCAGTTGGGTCCTCGCGTATTTGTTGTAGGAGTGTGGATTTTGTGTGAATGTCTATGAGAAGGCAACAAGGTTTTCTCATGAAATGTTCTGTTGAGTCAGTAAAAGGCATTTAATCACCACTGGAATGtgtcatcaacacacacacacacacacacacacacaaacacatctacgtatttatacacacaccattcacattgtctttattttaacctttttaaattCGATCTTACTTTAACGTAACCCACAGCTGAGTAAATTGTGCCAATCAGAAGGTTGGTAAACTGCGATCAGGTGGTTTCATCCTGTGCTTTATTCTTACTCATGCGACCACAAATCTGGATAATAGTTAAATATCCGCCACAGAATACTGACATCAGTCCCATTGAGTTGACTCGTTCAGTTTGATTGCAACCTTGTTTTTggctcacaaaaaaacaaaacatcactGGGAATTGTTGGAGCAAAAACGATCCTCTGCGTTTTTAATGATCTCCAGCTTTAGAATGTGTCTGCAGCGCCATCTGCTGTAAAGTCATTACCTCTTCAACGTCCCCATGTTTGTCTCTGCAGGAGCTCCGTCTCAGTGGCAAAGACCAACCACGCCCAACTATGAAGGGCAAGCACACGCGCTGGTACGTGGAACCGCTGTCTGCTCCATCACAGTGGCGTTCGGCTAATTTTTATGCTTATTTCAATTAAGTGCTTCGTTAGGATCGAGGTATTTTTCAAAGACGCACTGTGCGTTAACGAGCTGTTCTTGGGACTTTCGCCGCATTGATGTCTGCGTGCTTGTCGTGGTTTTCCGAAGCAGAGTAAAATGGAGGACCGTTTGGAGGAGGCCATCCACGTCCTGCGTAGCCACGCTGTGGGTCAGGGTCTGGAGGGCGCCCCCGACATGCACAGCCTGCTGTCCGCCGTACACAACGGGGGCCTGGGGGGCCTCTCTCCCGCCTTCCCGAATGCGAGCCTCGCCCTCAGCAACAGACATCCGGCCATGGTGAGTCGGGCAGGATGCAAACTCCAAGTGTTCATTTGGGTTTTGTGGTTTAATTTTATAGCAAACATAACTTCTATCAACACGTCTGGAAGCTCCACAAGGGCCGTGTTTCCGTGCTGAAATATGGGAAGTTCCCGAAGAAACTTTGTTAGTATGGAggttaaaataatcattttttcatGCCCAAATCTGAAAAAACAACTGCTAACACAAAATGTTAAATCTTAAAACTACAGGAAATAAGAAGTAAAGTGTATTGTTTGGTTGTATAACACAAAAAATGTGGGCATATTTAGTAAATATTGGTTCTCGGCGTTGTCACTGTGGAGTTACTTTATTTTCTCTGAAGCTCCTCTTGTCTTTGACGTTGGACCAACGCAGTGGTCGGTCAGTTCTCTAGAGGCGCACTCGTGATATATCTTCATCTCGTGGTTCTCCTCCCCCGTCCGCAGGGAGGGAAACACGAGGAGCCCACAGGCCTTCCTCCCAGCAGCACCCTCCTGCACGGTCACCACGCGTCCGGCCCGACGCCACCGGTCGGCCAACCGGAAGGCTTTACCGGTAAGTCGGCCTCCATATGGTGCGACGTGCGGCAGAGCACgtccgttgttgttttttgtgaaatgtgatttttttttttttttttttccggtacaaaacaaaatgtttgatttcaGCTCGCAGAGCCTGATTGGTGATTCCGCTGGTGTGCAGACGCAGCGATCTCTGCTTGATTAGCCTTCcgtgttcacccccccccccctccacggaGAGGCCTTTTTTTCACATGTGAAATGCGTTTGTCCCCAAGGTCTCCCCGGCGGCCTGGCCCGCTCCACgcactcctccagcagctcggaCATcaaaagagaagacaaagaggacGATGAGAACTCGTCCGTTGGCGATAAATCTGATGACGAGAAGAAGGACTCCAAGGCGGCGCGCCTTCGACGGTAAGTGGTCCTGACTGTTTTCCAGTCTTTGTAGCCTGGATTTGCTGGTTTATTACTAAAGGCTTAAAAAACTCCACTATTGTATAAAGGCATGGGGGGAAAGAAATGTGGAGATTTGCCTTGACGCCGTTGGCCGAGTGTGAAAATATTGAAGAACCTTTCATGTATCTGCTGCAAGGTTCCAGATGTCAGCTGTAAAATGTGTCGGGCCGTGTGATTGATCGTAGTCCTGTGTGCCCCACCTATGCCCCAGACTTTGGTAGGCGTTTAACTGATGTTGAAATCCCCCTTCCCTTCATGTCACGTTTTCAGAAAGGAGGCGTTGACCCTCCAGATGCTCTCTAGCCTATCAGACCAGAAAGATGAGTAAGTGTCTCCAATAGAGGCTCAGTTTCTTGTGCTTTGTGGACTCCTGCCACACGGCGTAAAAAGCACACGTTCATGGAAGTGGTGTCTCAAATCTGACTGAAACATTGTGaaaaaactgacatttttgAAATGCATTGTACATCACTACCAttcaatatttctttatttgtgctgcaaacaaatgaagagatttacattttttaaatgtaaatgggaGTCTGCAGCTTGTGGTGCCttcccttttattttaaacacagcagcacaTAATGCTACAATGTGGAGGATCATGAACTTTGATTTAATGAGAAGCAGATGCTGCTTCTTGGATATATGTTTTTTCGATATTTAATTTTATAcatgtgtgcatttaacaaactATTTTTAGTGCATCCATTCAGTACAGAGTTCAACTGTGCGTGCACAGCTATTCATGCTGGACTTAAGCAGACGAATCCCCTTCACGTGAACACACCAGCGTTTGTTTGTCCGTAAACGTCCTCTCGCCCTCGGCctgatttgttttgttcttcaCATTCAAGTAGTTTAGACGAAGATGACGAGGACCTGCCCCCCGAGGTGAAGTTGGAACGTGAGAAGGAACGGCGAGTGGCTAACAATGCCCGCGAGCGCCTCAGAGTACGGGACATCAACGAGGCGTTCAAGGAGCTCGGGAGGATGTGCCAGCTGCACCTAAGCCACGACAAACCTCAGACCAAACTTCTCATCCTGCACCAGGCCGTCAACGTCATCCTTAATTTAGAACAGCAAGTCAGAGGTCAGTGCGCAGGCGGCCCGTGGCGGATGGGAAGCACGGCCGTGTTTACCTCCCGTTAAATAAACCGTCACTCTTTGTATTGAGAGGCcctgtttctgttttctctccctcctgtcaGAGCGCAACCTTAACCCCAAGGCAGCATGTTT
This Gasterosteus aculeatus chromosome 8, fGasAcu3.hap1.1, whole genome shotgun sequence DNA region includes the following protein-coding sequences:
- the tcf3b gene encoding transcription factor 3b isoform X12, translated to MTLASSQFQGSAIDERSGSGSWGSAEQNSPSFSQGRGYVEGSHYNEHEGLSSPFISAGVAGKNERPPYPPFVSQPGFLPSEIAMPSPDAMSPSGLKTGSQFYPSYPTNPRRRPPDGGIETQPKKIRKPPGLPSSVYASTSGDEYARDNGGYPGAKPGAVYPFYMQEDPWSSSGYSAMLGNSPHIGQPGTFSAINPQERMKRQPLPLSPQNYPLHGSEVNGFHPAPAAYNHTPAINGESIMANRGTTAGSSGDEIGKALASIYPSDHNSNNFPSAPSTPGSPQAIAGAPSQWQRPTTPNYEGQAHALSKMEDRLEEAIHVLRSHAVGQGLEGAPDMHSLLSAVHNGGLGGLSPAFPNASLALSNRHPAMGGKHEEPTGLPPSSTLLHGHHASGPTPPVGQPEGFTGLPGGLARSTHSSSSSDIKREDKEDDENSSVGDKSDDEKKDSKAARLRRLDEDDEDLPPEVKLEREKERRVANNARERLRVRDINEAFKELGRMCQLHLSHDKPQTKLLILHQAVNVILNLEQQVRERNLNPKAACLKRREEEKVSGVVGDAPMQLSGGHPSMGGDGHNPVGHM
- the tcf3b gene encoding transcription factor 3b isoform X1; its protein translation is MTLASSQFQGSAIDERSGSGSWGSAEQNSPSFSQGRGYVEGSHYNEHEGLSSPFISAGVAGKNERPPYPPFVSQPGFLPSEIAMPSPDAMSPSGLKTGSQFYPSYPTNPRRRPPDGGIETQPKKIRKPPGLPSSVYASTSGDEYARDNGGYPGAKPGAVYPFYMQEDPWSSSGYSAMLGNSPHIGQPGTFSAINPQERMKRQPLPLSPQNYPLHGSEVNGFHPAPAAYNHTPAINGESIMANRGTTAGSSGDEIGKALASIYPSDHNSNNFPSAPSTPGSPQAIAGAPSQWQRPTTPNYEGQAHALQSKMEDRLEEAIHVLRSHAVGQGLEGAPDMHSLLSAVHNGGLGGLSPAFPNASLALSNRHPAMGGKHEEPTGLPPSSTLLHGHHASGPTPPVGQPEGFTGLPGGLARSTHSSSSSDIKREDKEDDENSSVGDKSDDEKKDSKAARLRRKEALTLQMLSSLSDQKDDSLDEDDEDLPPEVKLEREKERRVANNARERLRVRDINEAFKELGRMCQLHLSHDKPQTKLLILHQAVNVILNLEQQVRERNLNPKAACLKRREEEKVSGVVGDAPMQLSGGHPSMGGDGHNPVGHM
- the tcf3b gene encoding transcription factor 3b isoform X9; translated protein: MTLASSQFQGSAIDERSGSGSWGSAEQNSPSFSQGRGYVEGSHYNEHEGLSSPFISAGVAGKNERPPYPPFVSQPGFLPSEIAMPSPDAMSPSGLKTGSQFYPSYPTNPRRRPPDGGIETQPKKIRKPPGLPSSVYASTSGDEYARDNGGYPGAKPGAVYPFYMQEDPWSSSGYSAMLGNSPHIGQPGTFSAINPQERMKRQPLPLSPQNYPLHGSEVNGFHPAPAAYNHTPAINGESIMANRGTTAGSSGDEIGKALASIYPSDHNSNNFPSAPSTPGSPQAIAGAPSQWQRPTTPNYEGQAHALQSKMEDRLEEAIHVLRSHAVGQGLEGAPDMHSLLSAVHNGGLGGLSPAFPNASLALSNRHPAMGGKHEEPTGLPPSSTLLHGHHASGPTPPVGQPEGFTGLPGGLARSTHSSSSSDIKREDKEDDENSSVGDKSDDEKKDSKAARLRRSLDEDDEDLPPEVKLEREKERRVANNARERLRVRDINEAFKELGRMCQLHLSHDKPQTKLLILHQAVNVILNLEQQVRERNLNPKAACLKRREEEKVSGVVGDAPMQLSGGHPSMGGDGHNPVGHM